Proteins from one Podospora pseudocomata strain CBS 415.72m chromosome 4, whole genome shotgun sequence genomic window:
- a CDS encoding hypothetical protein (EggNog:ENOG503NWNU), translated as MKYGEQFEQESVPQWSLYNIDYNSLKHHIKTHTTKDQATAIAIPGHQDTALSKFEESFYGELCRQHDRVDLFVSSKADEISRRLQHSSNQIHRLIVHCATSGRSTISIKRQRRFVRYEQELLQCGDDIRSLRRFVDAQIVAFRKILKKYRKWTGSSTLGTRFRDNVLSHPKSFTRCDFSHLQARYDDLLVTLRAASPAYMSGIGSPTPEPTVDPRDRQSSPSEATVVSGSQVVYWNEYDCGSEAGDNGRRDEDYAIYIDPNEDMSFPGMKALGNLFSNPVKKLNSAWMSIRSVRSRESPLSDDIERGPLLPTDSTVSTYGSTRAKPFSTEPSYFTIPPGSRGGQSDTDVEEDANYSNRHSRRGSYGYASSEDQFPTGYRPHYAALPSINDQRIEQYRENMFFWITWGCYAVAYVLMGIATVLITAGRNKKRLEVDAGVTLGIMTSLGLACAAICMTVARQERMGWVGLVATWIAFAGICAANGVLLVLVVGNAPL; from the exons ATGAAATACGGGGAGCAGTTTGAACAGGAGTCTGTTCCGCAATGGAGCCTTT ATAACATTGACTACAACTCTCTAAAACACCACATCAAAACGCACACGACAAAGGACCAAGCGACGGCCATAGCGATCCCGGGACACCAAGACACCGCCCTCAGCAAGTTCGAGGAAAGCTTCTACGGCGAGCTGTGTCGCCAACATGACCGAGTCGACCTCTTCGTCTCCAGCAAGGCTGACGAGATCTCGCGGCGCCTCCAGCACTCGTCCAATCAGATTCACCGCCTAATAGTACACTGCGCAACATCAGGCCGGAGCACCATCTCGATCAAACGACAGCGGCGGTTTGTCAGGTACGAGCAGGAACTCCTCCAGTGCGGCGACGACATCCGCTCCCTGCGGCGCTTTGTCGACGCGCAGATCGTGGCGTTCCGCAAGATACTCAAAAAGTACAGAAAATGGACCGGGTCGTCGACGCTGGGGACACGCTTCAGGGACAACGTCTTGTCGCACCCCAAAAGCTTCACGCGGTGCGACTTTTCGCACTTGCAGGCCAGGTATGACGACTTGCTGGTCACGCTTCGGGCAGCATCGCCTGCCTACATGAGCGGGATTGGCTCCCCGACCCCCGAGCCGACGGTCGACCCGCGCGATCGGCAGAGCTCCCCGAGCGAGGCGACGGTTGTGAGCGGGTCACAGGTGGTGTACTGGAATGAGTACGACTGCGGAAGCGAGGCGGGGGACAACGGCAGGAGGGATGAGGATTATGCTATTTATATTGACCCGAACGAGGACATGAGCTTCCCCGGCATGAAGGCTCTTGGGAATCTTTTCTCCAACCCGGTCAAGAAGTTGAACTCAGCCTGGATGTCGATTCGATCGGTGCGGTCGAGGGAGTCTCCCTTGAGCGATGATATCGAGCGCGGACCACTCTTGCCGACTGACTCGACCGTTTCGACGTACGGTTCGACTCGTGCGAAGCCATTCTCTACCGAGCCGAGCTACTTTACGATACCGCCTGGCAGTAGGGGTGGCCAGTCCGACActgatgtggaggaggatgccaaCTACTCCAACCGCCACAGTCGGAGGGGGTCGTATGGGTATGCTTCCTCGGAAGATCAGTTTCCTACCGGCTATCGTCCTCACTATGCTGCTCTGCCGAGCATCAATGACCAGCGCATTGAGCAGTACAGGGAAAACATGTTTTTCTGGATCACGTGGGGCTGCTACGCTGTTGCGTATGTCTTGATGGGGATTGCGACTGTGCTCATCACGGCGGGGCGTAACAAGAAGCGGCTTGAGGTGGACGCGGGTGTGACGCTGGGCATCATGACTTCTCTGGGGCTGGCATGTGCGGCGATTTGTATGACGGTGGCCAGGCAGGaaaggatgggatgggttgggctggtggcgACGTGGATTGCGTTTGCGGGGATATGTGCGGCCAACGGGGTGttgcttgtgcttgtggttgGGAATGCTCCTCTATGA
- a CDS encoding hypothetical protein (EggNog:ENOG503P1V4; COG:E): MSDEDRPSSSSSKRASLLRLKSKVKEVKQVVMSSQLPQTHYKKEVTRPTRLTGLFPNTTNPIVFSAPMLGTANGRLAAEVSKAGGFGFIPAGYNFNPESGPDHLGQLGEELKIARKVLDLEQATLTAVPVGVGFILCHESARTHFIERAIPVLQEYSPQAVWLFAPRVEDVEGGVVRGIIDVLHDNGFVVFYQVGTVKAVKEAVRDGADVVVAQGTDAGGHQFARGAGTISFLREVVEVVKGEKERTGREVEVVGAGGVVDGRGVVAALALGADAVVMGTRFILAEEATTPKFKQELIAKTTDGASSTFKHTVMDDIQGTTIWPKIYDGRAIVGGSVEDHLNGVPVEDNIRLFKEAAEKGETDRTITWAGSGVGLVSKIQPAGEIVKEVREEALQRIKELQTLF, encoded by the exons ATGAGCGACGAAGaccgccccagcagcagcagcagcaaaagggcGTCCCTCCTCAGGCTCAAGTCCAAGGTGAAGGAAGTGAAACAAGTCGTCATGTCCTCCCAGCTACCGCAGACGCACTACAAGAAGGAGGTGACGCGGCCGACTCGGCTGACGGGGCTGTTTCCTAATACAACCAACCCGATTGTGTTCTCTGCGCCGATGCTAGGGACGGCGAACGGGAGGTTGGCGGCCGAGGTGAGCAAGGCGGGGGGGTTTG ggTTCATCCCCGCGGGATATAACTTCAACCCCGAATCCGGACCGGATCATCTAGggcagttgggggaggagctgaaAATCGCGAGGAAGGTGCTGGATTTGGAGCAGGCGACGCTGACGGCTGTcccggtgggggtggggttcATTCTTTGTCATGAGAGTGCGAGGACGCATTTCATCGAGAGGGCTATTCCCGTTTTGCAGGAGTATTCCCCCCAGGCGGTGTGGCTTTTTGCTccgagggtggaggatgtggaggggggggtggtgagggggattATTGACGTGTTGCATGATAATGGGTTTGTGGTTTTTTACCAGGTCGGGACGGTAAAGGCGGTGAAAGAGGCAGTTAGGGATGGGGcggatgtggttgttgctcAGGGGACGGATGCGGGGGGGCATCAGTTTGCTAGGGGGGCGGGGACGATAAGTtttttgagggaggtggtggaggttgttaagggggagaaggagaggacggggagggaggtggaggttgtgggggcggggggggttgtggatgggaggggggtggtggctgcgTTGGCTTTGG GGGCTGATGCGGTTGTTATGGGGACGAGG TTCATTCTCGCTGAGGAGGCGACGACGCCAAAGTTTAAGCAGGAGCTGATTGCAAAGACAACGGACGGGGCCTCGTCAACTTTCAA ACATACGGTCATGGACGACATTCAGGGCACCACCATCTGGCCAAAGATCTATGACGGCCGAGCCATTGTTGGGGGTTCGGTTGAGGACCATCTTAACGGGGTGCCAGTGGAGGACAACATCCGGCTATTCAAGGAAGCTGCAGAGAAGGGCGAGACGGACAGGACGATTACTTGGGC TGGAAGCGGCGTGGGATTGGTCAGCAAGATCCAGCCGGCCGGTGAGATTGTCAAGGAAGTGCGCGAAGAAGCGCTTCAACGCATCAAGGAATTGCAAACATTGTTTTAA
- a CDS encoding hypothetical protein (COG:G; EggNog:ENOG503NXIW), with product MALSPLRLLLGLATLALAGLLSALLYRHGPVQLAEMVVYQLPVDVVYTRDKYTSSLTTFLAWVTATEEEEIIHCYDHPITTSFAPDRTEEEQGNCLGVDPSTGLITRVFSSKGEENKRKGYVLPGLWDGHGHLLQYGEFLHGVDLFGARSKEEVKARIKKYLESRKGEGGVGSRGNWVRGVGWDQGLLREGMPTADWLSDDEELRDKFFMLDRVDVHCTWVSQAVLDLIDIDKLPGGVPGGEIVREPGMGVFCDNAMDIVTGLWPKPNAAQKKKFVGSAMRELNKVGLVGMHDAGVLPRDIDLYEEMVKDKEEWTVRVYAMVECPERNTFCPEVARKVDLEGGWLRVGSVKLFADGALGSWGSAMIDPYSDRPSTSGSLLVNASTLHSLALSWAKAKYQVNIHAIGDLANLHAIDSLATALDDLEVCPYGIPPKMCQQISCRFRIEHAQIIHPDDQARMRELGIIPSIQPTHATSDMAYAEERLGKERIAKEAYRMRSMWDVGPPVLGSDFPVEPPNPFEGVYAAVTRKSPHTGIGPPGWEGGWYKEQEGLSVRQAFDGFTRGPAHAAFWEKKAGVIREGGFADWVVMDEDVLKVGEEEIRFLKVRETWVAGKKVYSRDGEGEPAVEKQTGAKEDL from the exons ATGGCCTTATCACCCCTCCGTCTCCTGCTGGGGCTGGCAACCCTCGCTTTGGCGGGGCTGTTGTCCGCCCTGCTGTACCGTCATGGACCGGTGCAGTTGGCTGAGATGGTGGTCTACCAGCTCCCTGTTGACGTTGTTTACACTCGGGATAAATACACCTCTTCTCTCACAACCTTTCTCGCCTGGGTAACCGCtacggaagaggaggagataaTCCACTGCTACgaccaccccatcaccacctcctttgCCCCTGACAGgacagaggaggagcaagggaACTGCCTCGGTGTTGACCCCTCCACTGGCCTCATAACCCGTGTTTTTTCCAgcaaaggagaagagaacaAGAGGAAAGGGTATGTACTCCCCGGATTGTGGGACGGACACGGACATTTGTTACAATATGGCGAGTTTTTGCACGGGGTGGATTTGTTTGGGGCCAGgtcgaaggaggaggtgaaagCGAGAATAAAAAAGTATTTAGAGTCAcgaaagggggagggcggggttggatCAAGGGGGAATTGGgttaggggggtggggtgggatcaggggttgttgagggaggggatgccTACTGCT GACTGgctgagtgatgatgaggagttgAGGGATAAGTTCTTTATGCTGGATCGGGTGGATGTGCACTGTACTTGGGTTTCGCAGGCGGTTCTGGATTTGATTGATATAGACAAATTGCCTGGGGGGGTTCCAGGGGGGGAGATTGTGAGGGAGCCGGGGATGGGCGTGTTTTGTGATAATGCTATGGATATTGTTACTGGTTTGTGGCCCAAACCAAACGCCgcccagaaaaagaagttCGTGGGCAGTGCGATGAGGGAGTTGAACAAAGTTGGACTGGTGGGGATGCATGATGCGGGTGTGCTGCCGAGGGATATTGATCTCTatgaggagatggtgaaggACAAAGAGGAGTGGACGGTGAGGGTGTATGCCATGGTTGAGTGCCCGGAGAGAAATACTTTCTGTCCAGAGGTGGCAAGGAAGGTGGAtttggaaggggggtggttgagggtggggagtgTGAAGCTTTTTGCTG ATGGTGCCCTCGGTTCCTGGGGCAGCGCCATGATCGACCCTTACTCGGACCGTCCTTCTACCTCTGGCTCTCTCCTCGTCAATGCCAGCAccctccactccctcgccctctcctgGGCAAAGGCCAAGTATCAAGTCAACATCCACGCCATCGGTGACCTGGCCAACCTCCACGCCATTGACTCCTTAGCCACGGCCCTCGACGACCTCGAGGTCTGCCCTTACGGCATCCCACCCAAGATGTGCCAGCAGATCAGCTGCCGTTTCCGCATCGAGCACGCACAAATCATTCACCCAGACGATCAAGCCCGGATGAGAGAGCTGGGAATCATACCCAGCATCCAGCCTACCCACGCTACTTCTGATATGGCCTATGCGGAGGAACGGCTGGGTAAGGAAAGGATCGCGAAGGAGGCGTACAGGATGAGGTCCATGTGGGATGTTGGGCCGCCGGTGCTGGGGAGTGACTTCCCCGTGGAGCCGCCGAATCCCTTTGAGGGAGTATATGCTGCAGTTACGAGGAAGAGTCCACATACAGGCATTGGGCCGCCAGGGTGGGAAGGTGGGTGGTATAAAGAGCAGGAAGGGTTGAGCGTGCGGCAGGCATTTGACGGGTTTACCAGGGGCCCTGCCCACGCGGCGTtttgggagaagaaggccggtgTGAtcagggaggggggattcGCCgattgggtggtgatggacgaGGATGTTTTGAAGGTaggggaggaagaaatcAGGTTcttgaaggtgagggagacCTGGGTTGCGGGAAAGAAGGTCTACTCCagagatggcgagggtgagcCGGCGGTAGAGAAGCAGACTGGCGCGAAGGAGGATTTGTAA